The window AGTCCGTTTCTGTCATTTTATGCTGAAGCGGATCTGTACAACGCGGGTGAAACCTGGCGTTATTTACCCACTTTAGCTCTTGGGCAAGATCTCACCGATTACCTCTCTACCGCAATTCAAGGCGGTAAAGTGAATAGCGCGAAGTTGCTTTGGTACGGTGAACTTGGCGATTTCCCATATGAGCAACACGACGGTATGTTTCAGGCTTGGGTTGGCCTTAAGGATGCAAAATTCAGCTTTGATACTGCCTGGCCACCCATCACGGATCTACAGTTGGATTTGTTATTTGAAAATGACGCCATGTATCTGGAGTCTAATTCGGCGACACTCAATGGTGTTGCGGCTGAGCGAATTACGGGTCGTATTCCAAAACTAGCCCCTGATGGGCATATTGAAATTGAAGCTAAAGCCAGCGCGCCAGGGAACGAAGTTCGTGATTACATGATGGCGACGCCCTTGGTGGGTTCGGTCGGTGCCGCGTTGACCGCACTGCAAGTCAGTGGCCCGGTTTACTCGGAGTTTCAGCTCAATATTCCATTTGATAAAGAGAATAAACCGAGAGCATGGGGCTACGCGGATCTTAAAGACAATCGCATCGATATTGATGCGCCGCCAATGACGTTAGAAAAGGCGACCGGACGCATTCATTTTGATAACGATGTCGTTACCACATCTGGTTTTGCCGCTGAGTTATTAACGCAGTCTATCTCTCTGGATTTTCGTGGAGAAAGCGCGCAGCAGGGTTACGATGTGACCATCAATACACTCGGTGACTGGGACGTAGAACCATTAAAGCCTTATGTCGGGGAGCGGTGGTTGAACTTGGTCTCTGGTCACGCGCCATGGCAAATGGACATCGACTTGCAGCTCAATGATGTGGGCTTTACTTATCAAGTTGACGTCTTAGCGCAACTCAATCGAGTCGTCAGTGAATATCCGTATCCGCTGAACAAAAAAGTGGGTGAGTCTGGTCAGGCCAAGCTACAGGCAGCAGGAAATCAAGAAAACATTTCTGCTCGCCTGGAGATCCCTAACGCAAAATACCAGACAGAGATAGACATTACTGGCGAGCTTCCGCAGTTAACGGCGACCAACTTAATGATTGGGCAAGGTGGTTTCAAGGCGAGCCCAATTGCCGGACATGATGCATCCATACGTGTCGATGAGCTTGATGTTGACAACTGGCTAGAACTGCTGAATGTACCGTCTAGTCGCACCCCGTCAGTTCTCTCCAATATGAAGACGCCGACCATCCCGTTACCAACTCGGGTGGATATTGAGGCTCAGAGCTTAACGCTCGGTGAGCTTGAATTCCATGATGTTGACGTTAATGCCAGGAAAAAGAACTCAAACTGGCAAATGCAGGTGAATAGTCAGGAGGTGAAAGGTAAAGCGAACTACCTGAAACCGAATAACTTGACGGTATCGTTAGATCATCTGCATTTGTACATTCCGGGCTTTGATGAGATCGAGAAAAATCGAAGCTCCATCTTTGCCAGTGAAGATCAAAATGCGCCGTTAATCACCAAATTTGACCGTCAGTTTCATGATGAGATGCCAAACTTAAAACTGAATATTAATGATTTCTGGTTGCAAGGGTATAAGGTGGGCAAGGTAAATGTTGACTTGCAGCGTCGTGATGATCGTCTGGAGTGGAAAAAGCTTACCTTCAGTAGTGGAAAAAACAGCATCGATATGAGTGGTTGGTGGGCGCTGAATGACGAGCGCAGTCATTCCAATTTGATCATGAAGGTAAAAGGTGACAACAACACCGATCTTATGGAGCGTTTCGGTATCACTTCAGGGATCCAGCAGGCGCCATTTGAACTGAATGCCAACATGGAGTGGGATGGCGCGCCTTGGTCGATGAGAACCCAAACATTACAAGGCGATGTATCGACGGAATTTGGTAAAGGTGTCATCAGTGAAGTGAGTGGTGCCGCACGCCTGCTGGGCTTGTTCAGCCTTGACTCCATCATTCGTAAGATGCAGCTCGATTTTACCGATGTGTTTGATAAAGGGATGGCGTTCAATTCGATTACTGGCTCGGGCAAAATTCAGGATGGCGTATTTGTCACCAATGATATCGTCATGGATGCGCTTGCCGGGAAAATGCAGATTCGTGGCATGGCCGACGTCACGAATAGAATGGTGGATGCTGAGGTAAAATTTACGCCTGATATTACGTCTGGCTTACCCATGTTGACCGCTTTCGCCGTCGCACCACAAACCGCCTTATACGTGCTGGCTATCTCGACGGTGATTTCACCGGTGGTTGAGGTATTCACTCAAGTGAACTATGAAGTCAAAGGGCCGCTCGAATCACCGACGGTCAAAGAGATATCGCGTAGTCAGGGTGAATATAAGTTGCCAGAAAAGCTGCGTGAGCAGGCGCAATAAACTACCTCAGTTTTCAAAGAAGTTAAGGAAGGAAAACACATGGAACGTGTTGGCATCATTCAAATGACGTCTGGTCCAGATATCGAAGCGAATCTGGCGTTTATCGAAAAACAGTGTGAATTAGCGGCTAATCAGGGAGTGAAGCTGGTTCTTACCCCCGAGAATTCAGTATTGTTTGCCAGCCGAGAAGAGTACCATCAACATGCAGAGCCGCTTGGTAGCGGTGCGATACAGCAACGTTTGGCTGATATTGCGAAACATAACCAACTGACTTTGATCGTCGGCAGTATGCCTATTCAAACGGCCAGAGGTGTGACAACGACCACCATCGTTCTTCCGCCACATGGCAAATGCATTGCCCATTATGACAAGCTGCATATGTTTGACGTCGAAGTCGCAGATGGCCATGGCAGCTACCGAGAATCTGATACCTTTACTGCGGGCAATCAAATTGTTGTGGCAGAAACGGATGTTGGTAGTGTTGGATTGAGTATTTGCTATGACGTACGTTTTCCTGAATTATACAAAGAGCTGCGTTTGGCTGGTGCGAGAATTATTGTCGTTCCTGCTGCGTTTACCGCGGTGACAGGAGAAGCGCACTGGGAGATACTTTTACGTGCCAGAGCGATAGAAACTCAGTGCTGGATCCTCGCTAGCAACCAAACCGGCACACACCCTTGTGGCCGCAAAACGTGGGGCCACTCCATGGTTATTGACCCTTGGGGACGAATACACAAACAACTTCAAGATCAGGTCGGTTTGTTGGTCGCTGAGATAGATTTGTCACAAACCCAGCAAGTAAGGCAGAATATGCCCCTGACTCAACACAGTCGCTTTCAAAATGAATTGAGACGGAAATAAAAGAGCTAACTATGAGCACAAACCAAATAGAACAGGCACTCATCGCCCCAAATGGTCTGACAGAGCAAGACATTGCTGACACACTAGCCAGCATTGCGACACGTCAGATCGATTATGCGGACATTTACTTTCAGTCCAGCTGGCATGAGTCTCTGGTTCTAGAAGACAGCATCATCAAAGATGGCTCTTTTAATATTGATTGTGGTGTCGGTGTTCGTGCAGTGACGGGTGAGAAAACGGGCTTTGCATACTCTGACCAAATTAATCCGGAAGGTCTCAAACAAAGTGCTATTGCGGCACGAGGCATCGCCCAGCAAGGTCAGAATGGTAAGATTCAGGCATTTAAACGCACCGATAACCAAGTTTACTATGCAGCGGTTAACCCGCTGGCTGGCTGGGAAAAGCAGCAAAAAACCGAACTGCTTAAAACACTGGATGCGTACATCCGTACTAAAGAGCCGTTGATCAAAGAAGTCTCTATTAGCATCAGTGGTGTACATGAACAAATGTTAGTGGCCGCAACGGACGGAACCTACGCGGGTGATATTCGCCCGTTAGTGCGTTTATCGATTAGCGTACTCGCGCAGAAAGGTGAACGCCGTGAGCGTGGTAGCGCAGGCGGTGGCGGTCGTTTTGGTTACGACTTTTTCCTCTCTGAAACGGACGGCGTGAAGCAAGCTTTCCATTACGCTGACGAAGCGATTCGTATGGCTTTAGTGAACTTAGAAGCCGAAGCAGCTCCGGCTGGTATGATGCCAGTGGTACTTGGCTCTGGTTGGCCGGGCGTGTTGCTACACGAAGCGGTAGGTCACGGCTTAGAAGGTGACTTTAACCGCAAAGAGTCGTCGGTATTCTCAGGTAAAATGGGCCAACAAGTCACTTCATCACTTTGTACTATTGTTGACGATGGTACCTTGAAAGATCTGCGTGGTTCTTTGAACGTCGACGATGAAGGTGTCAATGGTCAGTACAATACTTTGATCGAAAATGGCGTATTGAAAGGCTACATGCAAGACAAGCTTAATGCGCGTCTGATGGGCGTTAAGCCAACCGGTAATGGCCGCCGTGAGTCCTACGCGCACTTACCAATGCCGCGTATGACCAATACTTATATGCTGCCGGGTGAACACACTCCGGAAGAGATCATCTCGACTGTGGAGAAAGGTCTGTACGCGCCAAACTTTGGTGGCGGTCAGGTCGATATCACTTCTGGTAAGTTTGTCTTCTCTGCGTCTGAAGCGTACTTAATTGAAAACGGCAAAATTACTCGTCCAGTGAAAGGGGCGACACTGATTGGTTCTGGTATTGAGGCGATGCAGCAAGTTTCGATGGTCGGGAATGACCTGAGCATCGACAAAGGTGTGGGTGTGTGCGGTAAAGCAGGACAAAGTGTACCTGTCGGCGTCGGCCAGCCAACCTTGAAGCTGGACTCACTGACGGTTGGTGGTACAGAGTAACGCTACAAATCATAAAAAAGGGCGCTCATTGGAGCGCTCTTTTGTTTTGAGTAAAAGTATCTAAGTCTATAGGTTTTCTTCCGCAAACTCTGCCAGACGACTACGAACCACACCGTTAAGGTGAATGTTCGCACTGCCTTCAAAGTTCTTGAAGCGTTCAACCATGTAAGTCAAACCAGATGTTACTGGTGTTAGGTAATGGGAATCGATCTGAGCCAGGTTACCGGAACAGACGATCTTGGTGCCTTCACCACAACGGGTGATGATGGTTTTGATTTGTGAGGCGGTTAAGTTCTGGCACTCATCTAGGAGAACGAACGCATTTTGAATCGAACGGCCGCGCATAAAGTTAATCGACTTAAACTGAATGTTGGCTTTATCGCAAATGTACTTCAGTGAGCCTTCCGTACAGTGGTCGTGTTTATGCAGCGCTTCTAACGTATCGGTCACTGCAGCCAACCAAGGCATCATCTTCTCCTCTTCCGATCCGGGTAGGAAACCGATCGATTCGCCGATATCTGGCGTGTTCCGGGTTACGATAATTTTATCGAACATCTTTTTCTCGATGGTTTGCTCAAGTGCGGCTGCCATGGCTAACAGCGTTTTACCACTACCAGCGGCTCCTGTAAGAATGACGAGATCGACGTCTGGATCGACGAGTGCATCTAATGCCATCGCTTGATAGATGTTCTTCGGAGTAATGTCCCAGACGCGACGATGCATCATACGTTCGCGACTGAGATCGAGCAGAGTAAGTTTGTCTTCATTGATGGTTTCAACGCGGCCAGCAAAGTCGCTGTCTTCATCAATCACATATTGGTTTATAAAGGTTGGATCAAAAGGCTCACGGCTGAGCTTGTGGTAGGTTTTTCCGCCCAGAGCATAGCTGTCAACCTCGTCAATGCCGCTCCAGAAGTCACCTTCTCGTTGCTGAAAGCCTTTGGTGAGGTATTGAACATCATCAATCAGTTGGTCGGTTCGGTAGTCTTCAACAAAGCGTACGCCAGCTCCTTTGGCACGAAGACGCATGTTTATGTCTTTGGTCACTAACACCACTTCACGTGGTGCACGTTTGTTTTGCAGATAAAGCACCGCGTTGAGGATGCGGTTGTCACCGGCTTTGTCGGCGAAGGCTTTGACGGTTTCCTGCAATTCGAAGTCCGCCAAAATGGAAATAGATCCTTGATCTGGTTTGTCTTTGGATACTGGAATGCCTTCTGAAATTTCATCTGGCGTGGCATCTTTGAACATGTCTTCCAAAGCGCGAATCGCCACACGAGCATCTCGTGCAACATCGCGTTTGCTGTCTTTAATTCGGTCGAGCTCTTCCAAAACGGTCATGGGTATGACGACATCGTGTTCTTTGAAAGAGAATATAGCGAAGGGTTCGTGAAGAAGAATATTGGTATCAAGTACAAAAAGTTTCCGATCGGTATCGCCCATAGCGTCTCCTTGCCTAAGTGCGGCTGTGCTTGCGAGTGGTTAAGTCATCTAAAGAGTGAAGTGACTTAACTCTGATTGCTTGCAATAGAGGTTGTCGGGCTATCGTAGGTTATACCAATCACGGTGAATAAGTGACCAGAAATAGCGTAGGAAAAAATGCTTGAGAACAAGGCAAAAATTTTTGATTAGTAGTTACTCTACAATCAAAATTTTTAACGCGGTTATCGGGCATTTTATCAAGCTAGAATGACCGGTTATTCACTACGATTGGTATTCACGTGCAACTGAGTAGCAAGACAACGTATGCAA is drawn from uncultured Vibrio sp. and contains these coding sequences:
- a CDS encoding YhdP family protein is translated as MNFGFNRLVRFCAWSLATVLVLLAIVVTTLRVTLPQLDHFQDEIKTWVKQGTGFDFSISNVAGSWRNSHPSITLLGLEANLPNNQEARFAVDELQIEFDLIQSLFQLKPVVADLTIHNLALDIRSVSILPSAESKMPVATSEKSEVKLIDQLDSLLLRQFEDFTITNSRIWYKSISGETRRLDIERLRWSNQGKHHLSEGTVSIADAKINSLLVSANFKDHGSLRDVSGEFYVSAQDVSVAPWLTTYMQAESGVESGKVSLNTWLTLKHSQPNYAYVELQPSELVWNENGRHELFIEAGIFKLLPDKNGWKVNGHSLQVRTDEQQWPELDVAFDWQPSGWVLNLSEIDIESITPLIKLAPESESTSDFIDQIKPKGRLEDIRLSMNGGWETLRYSADLDELGLTQWALLPGFQHVQGSVSGNIHQAKANVTVIDDVFPYGDVFQAPLNIKQGEVDIVWQQDEQGWRLWADKVTAATPDLQVLGAFRLDFPKDRSPFLSFYAEADLYNAGETWRYLPTLALGQDLTDYLSTAIQGGKVNSAKLLWYGELGDFPYEQHDGMFQAWVGLKDAKFSFDTAWPPITDLQLDLLFENDAMYLESNSATLNGVAAERITGRIPKLAPDGHIEIEAKASAPGNEVRDYMMATPLVGSVGAALTALQVSGPVYSEFQLNIPFDKENKPRAWGYADLKDNRIDIDAPPMTLEKATGRIHFDNDVVTTSGFAAELLTQSISLDFRGESAQQGYDVTINTLGDWDVEPLKPYVGERWLNLVSGHAPWQMDIDLQLNDVGFTYQVDVLAQLNRVVSEYPYPLNKKVGESGQAKLQAAGNQENISARLEIPNAKYQTEIDITGELPQLTATNLMIGQGGFKASPIAGHDASIRVDELDVDNWLELLNVPSSRTPSVLSNMKTPTIPLPTRVDIEAQSLTLGELEFHDVDVNARKKNSNWQMQVNSQEVKGKANYLKPNNLTVSLDHLHLYIPGFDEIEKNRSSIFASEDQNAPLITKFDRQFHDEMPNLKLNINDFWLQGYKVGKVNVDLQRRDDRLEWKKLTFSSGKNSIDMSGWWALNDERSHSNLIMKVKGDNNTDLMERFGITSGIQQAPFELNANMEWDGAPWSMRTQTLQGDVSTEFGKGVISEVSGAARLLGLFSLDSIIRKMQLDFTDVFDKGMAFNSITGSGKIQDGVFVTNDIVMDALAGKMQIRGMADVTNRMVDAEVKFTPDITSGLPMLTAFAVAPQTALYVLAISTVISPVVEVFTQVNYEVKGPLESPTVKEISRSQGEYKLPEKLREQAQ
- a CDS encoding carbon-nitrogen hydrolase family protein; protein product: MERVGIIQMTSGPDIEANLAFIEKQCELAANQGVKLVLTPENSVLFASREEYHQHAEPLGSGAIQQRLADIAKHNQLTLIVGSMPIQTARGVTTTTIVLPPHGKCIAHYDKLHMFDVEVADGHGSYRESDTFTAGNQIVVAETDVGSVGLSICYDVRFPELYKELRLAGARIIVVPAAFTAVTGEAHWEILLRARAIETQCWILASNQTGTHPCGRKTWGHSMVIDPWGRIHKQLQDQVGLLVAEIDLSQTQQVRQNMPLTQHSRFQNELRRK
- the tldD gene encoding metalloprotease TldD translates to MSTNQIEQALIAPNGLTEQDIADTLASIATRQIDYADIYFQSSWHESLVLEDSIIKDGSFNIDCGVGVRAVTGEKTGFAYSDQINPEGLKQSAIAARGIAQQGQNGKIQAFKRTDNQVYYAAVNPLAGWEKQQKTELLKTLDAYIRTKEPLIKEVSISISGVHEQMLVAATDGTYAGDIRPLVRLSISVLAQKGERRERGSAGGGGRFGYDFFLSETDGVKQAFHYADEAIRMALVNLEAEAAPAGMMPVVLGSGWPGVLLHEAVGHGLEGDFNRKESSVFSGKMGQQVTSSLCTIVDDGTLKDLRGSLNVDDEGVNGQYNTLIENGVLKGYMQDKLNARLMGVKPTGNGRRESYAHLPMPRMTNTYMLPGEHTPEEIISTVEKGLYAPNFGGGQVDITSGKFVFSASEAYLIENGKITRPVKGATLIGSGIEAMQQVSMVGNDLSIDKGVGVCGKAGQSVPVGVGQPTLKLDSLTVGGTE
- a CDS encoding PhoH family protein gives rise to the protein MGDTDRKLFVLDTNILLHEPFAIFSFKEHDVVIPMTVLEELDRIKDSKRDVARDARVAIRALEDMFKDATPDEISEGIPVSKDKPDQGSISILADFELQETVKAFADKAGDNRILNAVLYLQNKRAPREVVLVTKDINMRLRAKGAGVRFVEDYRTDQLIDDVQYLTKGFQQREGDFWSGIDEVDSYALGGKTYHKLSREPFDPTFINQYVIDEDSDFAGRVETINEDKLTLLDLSRERMMHRRVWDITPKNIYQAMALDALVDPDVDLVILTGAAGSGKTLLAMAAALEQTIEKKMFDKIIVTRNTPDIGESIGFLPGSEEEKMMPWLAAVTDTLEALHKHDHCTEGSLKYICDKANIQFKSINFMRGRSIQNAFVLLDECQNLTASQIKTIITRCGEGTKIVCSGNLAQIDSHYLTPVTSGLTYMVERFKNFEGSANIHLNGVVRSRLAEFAEENL